In Panicum virgatum strain AP13 chromosome 4N, P.virgatum_v5, whole genome shotgun sequence, a single window of DNA contains:
- the LOC120669816 gene encoding putative septum site-determining protein minD homolog, chloroplastic → MAFLPLPPARSATTPAVSARHHGGRTAPELSGPTPRVVVVTSGKGGVGKTTTTANLAASLARLSLPAVAVDADAGLRNLDLLLGLENRVHLTAADVLAGDCRLDQALVRHRALQDLQLLCLSKPRSKLPLAFGSKTLTWVADALRRAPNPPAFILIDCPAGVDAGFVTAIAPAEEAVLVTTPDITALRDADRVAGLLECDGIKDIKIIVNRVRPDLVKGEDMMSALDVQEMLGLPLLGVVPEDAEVIRSTNRGVPLVLNDPPTPAGLALEQATWRLVERDAMTAVMVEEQERPQKKGGFFSFFSS, encoded by the exons ATGGCGTTCCTGCCCCTCCCCCCCGCCCGCTCCGCCACCACGCCGGCCGTCTCCGCGCGCCACCACGGGGGCCGCACGGCCCCGGAGCTCTCGGGCCCCACCccgcgcgtcgtcgtcgtcacgtccggcaagggcggcgtcggcaagaccaccaccaccgccaacctcgccgcctccctcgcgcGCCTCTCGctccccgccgtcgccgtcgacgccgacgccggcctCCGCAACCTCGACCTCCTGCTCGGCCTCGAGAACCGCGtccacctcaccgccgccgacgtcctCGCCGGGGACTGCCGCCTCGACCAGGCGCTCGTCCGACACCGCGCGCTCCAGGACCTACAACTCCTCTGCCTCTCCAAGCCACGCTCCAAGCTGCCGCTAGCCTTCGGATCCAAGACCCTCACCTGGGTCGCCGACGCGCTACGCCGCGCGCCCAACCCGCCCGCATTCATCCTCATCGACTGCCCCGCAG GTGTTGATGCTGGATTTGTCACTGCCATTGCCCCCGCAGAGGAGGCGGTGCTTGTTACTACGCCAGACATTACAGCTCTCCGTGATGCTGACCGTGTCGCGGGGCTATTGGAGTGCGACGGCATCAAAGACATCAAGATCATTGTGAACCGAGTGCGACCCGACCTGGTGAAGGGGGAAGATATGATGTCAGCGCTTGATGTGCAAGAAATGCTCGGGTTGCCGTTGCTAGGTGTGGTGCCAGAGGACGCGGAGGTGATCCGCAGTACGAATAGGGGTGTGCCTCTGGTTCTCAACGACCCGCCTACACCGGCTGGCCTTGCTCTGGAGCAGGCCACCTGGCGATTGGTAGAAAGAGATGCAATGACAGCAGTCATGGTTGAGGAGCAGGAGAGGCCCCAGAAGAAAGGTGGCTTCTTTTCATTCTTTAGTAGTTGA